One Pecten maximus chromosome 16, xPecMax1.1, whole genome shotgun sequence DNA window includes the following coding sequences:
- the LOC117314689 gene encoding uncharacterized protein LOC117314689: MKNASRSLSSKGHSLGDLLEASMKFEARAKRLNEKEAEKMERIQRSIVRNQRVNDNLRSRVMARTEASLKNMTGFQQVLSKDYTVKKFKTMEKGFNFRYRIRPVTPKTARQLKLETRAYYSGLDRKWFQPEIDRKMYQQDPKKVQRILQKVLKEECAEQNQLLDRNLSDDAFQDEIHNRLNNKKEIKIARFNYSTCSNNR; the protein is encoded by the coding sequence ATGAAGAATGCTTCGCGATCTCTTAGTAGCAAAGGTCATAGCCTTGGCGACCTTTTGGAAGCGTCCATGAAATTTGAGGCGCGTGCCAAGCGTCTGAATGAAAAGGAAGCTGAAAAAATGGAGAGAATTCAAAGAAGTATTGTAAGAAATCAGCGCGTTAATGACAACCTGCGGTCACGTGTCATGGCTCGAACTGAAGCTTCTTTGAAAAACATGACGGGATTCCAACAGGTTTTGTCCAAAGATTATACCGtcaaaaaattcaaaacgaTGGAAAAAGGATTCAACTTTAGGTATAGAATCAGGCCCGTTACACCTAAAACGGCAAGACAGTTAAAGCTTGAAACAAGGGCATATTACTCCGGACTGGACCGGAAGTGGTTTCAACCGGAAATTGACCGTAAAATGTACCAACAGGATCCCAAAAAGGTTCAGAGGATATTACAAAAGGTGCTTAAGGAGGAGTGCGCAGAACAAAATCAACTGTTGGACAGAAATTTATCGGATGACGCCTTTCAGGATGAAATTCATAACAGGCtgaacaataaaaaagaaattaaaatcgCCAGATTCAACTATAGTACATGTAGCAATAACCGCTAA
- the LOC117345159 gene encoding sodium- and chloride-dependent glycine transporter 2-like, with protein MADGKQANARGNWNNWYEYLFSCIGCLVGLGNIWRFPYVCYKNGGGAFLIPYFFFMAVSALPLMLLEISYSQYSNLGPGRVWICCPLFKGIGYGMVTLTGIVSIYYNVILAWTLYYFGMSFSSVLPWSHCNNEWNSPDCYTRIGRTNNSVTFNTTGETYNKTENRTAMTSSEEFWQRNVLDISDNVETMGGIRWQLALALFAAWIAVFLCLIKGIKTSGKVVYVAATVPYIFLLTLFIRGMTLPGSKDGLLFYLIPRWSDLGKLSVWGDAAVQMFYSAGIGWGGMATLASYNNFNNNCYRDAMLLPLLDALTSWFAGMVIFATLGYMANEAGVHIGDVVASGPGIAFMVYPEALSTLPLPQLWSVLFFLMLFTVGLDSQMVHVQTITGALTDNFPNLFRSRKTTLTAGVCLTGFLLGIPCVMQGGIYVLTLIDWYCASVSVMFLSLLEVVVIAWVYGADRLMKDIEMMIGYRPNPLWKIMLRFIAPSIIFFIWVFSVAKLEPVEYDEQSYPEWSISIGWFIAIMSLVPIPVGIVRELFTRKGGIAERFRASIIPSPQWKPAVCQVNGNKEALEYLTVHSEQN; from the exons ATGGCGGATGGAAAACAGGCGAATGCGCGTGGAAATTGGAACAATTGGTACGAGTATTTATTTTCCTGCATTGGCTGTCTGGTCGGACTCGGAAATATCTGGCGATTTCCCTACGTCTGCTACAAAAATGGAGGAG GTGCCTTTCTCATTCCCTACTTTTTCTTCATGGCTGTGAGCGCCCTACCATTGATGCTTTTAGAGATATCCTACTCACAGTACTCCAATCTAGGGCCTGGCAGAGTCTGGATATGCTGTCCTCTCTTCAAAG GTATCGGTTACGGCATGGTGACCTTGACCGGTATTGTCAGTATCTACTACAATGTTATCCTAGCCTGGACGCTCTATTACTTCGGAATGTCCTTCTCCTCGGTCCTGCCCTGGAGCCATTGTAACAATGAATGGAACTCTCCGGACTGTTACACACGTATAGGCCGGACAAATAATTCTGTgacatttaacaccaccggaGAAACGTACAACAAAACGGAAAACAGGACAGCCATGACATCTAGTGAAGAGTTCTGGCA ACGAAATGTCCTTGATATTTCTGACAATGTAGAAACTATGGGAGGCATTCGATGGCAGCTCGCCCTTGCATTATTTGCCGCGTGGATAGCAGTGTTTCTTTGTCTCATCAAAGGAATAAAGACTTCCGGAAAG GTAGTCTACGTGGCAGCGACAGTTCCTTACATATTCCTCCTCACACTCTTCATACGTGGAATGACTTTGCCAGGCTCTAAAGATGGACTTCTATTTTACCTCATTCCCAGGTGGTCAGACCTTGGCAAATTATCG GTTTGGGGTGATGCGGCCGTTCAGATGTTCTACTCGGCAGGGATAGGGTGGGGTGGCATGGCCACTCTAGCTAGTTACAATAACTTCAACAACAActgttacag AGATGCCATGCTACTTCCCTTACTAGACGCCTTGACAAGCTGGTTTGCGGGGATGGTTATATTCGCTACTCTCGGCTACATGGCCAACGAGGCTGGGGTACACATAGGCGATGTCGTAGCTAGTG GTCCTGGTATAGCTTTCATGGTTTATCCAGAAGCATTATCAACACTCCCTCTACCCCAGCTCTGGTCTGTCCTGTTTTTCCTGATGTTGTTCACTGTTGGCTTGGACAGTCAG atggtCCATGTGCAGACTATTACGGGAGCTTTGACGGACAACTTCCCAAATTTATTTCGGAGCAGAAAGACCACTCTGACGGCTGGTGTGTGTTTGACTGGTTTTCTACTCGGAATACCGTGTGTCATGCAG gGCGGTATCTACGTCCTGACGTTGATTGATTGGTACTGTGCCAGTGTGTCCGTGATGTTCCTCTCTCTCCTTGAAGTAGTCGTTATTGCATGGGTTTATG GAGCTGATAGACTGATGAAAGACATTGAAATGATGATTGGATATAGACCAAACCCTCTCTGGAAGATAATGTTGAGGTTTATAGCACCATCGATAATATTT TTTATCTGGGTATTCAGTGTTGCGAAACTCGAACCTGTGGAGTATGACGAACAGAGCTACCCGGAGTGGTCCATTTCGATTGGCTGGTTTATAGCGATTATGTCCCTTGTTCCAATACCCGTTGGCATAGTGCGAGAACTGTTCACGCGCAAAGGAGGGATAGCAGAG CGTTTCCGAGCCAGCATAATTCCATCTCCACAATGGAAGCCTGCCGTCTGTCAGGTAAATGGAAACAAAGAAGCCTTGGAATATCTCACCGTGCACAGTGAACAGAATTAA